A DNA window from Microcystis aeruginosa NIES-843 contains the following coding sequences:
- a CDS encoding Gfo/Idh/MocA family protein: MPPMTSNHPLKIGIVGTGFAAQRRAESLQADDRAQLLYVSGNSAESIANFSQKYQISALDSAVSLASHPDLDLIVIANVNQAHASIARTALKSGKHVIVEYPLAFHPAAAAELITLAETENKLLHVEHIELLGGLHQTQQQYLASLGNIHLARYTTIVPGRPALRRWTFHRDLFGFPLIAALSRIHRFTNLFGEVESVSCHCRYWNAPESDYFLACLCEAQLLFKNGLIAEVTYGKGEVFWQNERTFTIHGEGGSLIFEGEKGQLINSEGSQALEVETRRGLFAKDTAMVLDYLFDRVPLYVTPQASLYALEVAYAAYQSSLSGKTVFLADN, from the coding sequence ATGCCCCCGATGACTTCTAATCATCCCCTGAAAATTGGTATAGTTGGGACAGGGTTCGCCGCTCAACGTCGCGCTGAAAGCTTGCAAGCGGATGATCGCGCCCAGCTTTTGTATGTTAGCGGTAATAGTGCCGAATCGATCGCTAATTTCTCGCAAAAATACCAAATTTCTGCCCTAGATTCGGCAGTAAGCCTGGCCAGCCATCCCGATCTCGATCTGATTGTCATTGCCAACGTTAATCAAGCCCATGCCTCGATCGCCCGTACTGCCTTAAAATCCGGTAAGCACGTTATCGTCGAGTATCCCCTGGCTTTTCACCCAGCAGCGGCGGCAGAATTAATCACCTTAGCCGAAACCGAGAACAAATTACTGCACGTCGAACATATTGAACTTTTGGGGGGACTGCATCAAACCCAACAGCAGTATTTAGCCAGCCTCGGCAATATCCACCTAGCCCGTTATACCACGATCGTCCCTGGCAGACCAGCACTCCGGCGCTGGACATTTCATCGGGATTTATTCGGTTTTCCTTTGATCGCTGCCCTTTCTCGTATCCATCGCTTTACTAATTTATTTGGGGAAGTGGAGTCCGTATCCTGTCATTGTCGTTATTGGAATGCTCCAGAATCCGATTATTTTCTGGCCTGTTTGTGTGAGGCGCAGTTATTATTTAAAAATGGCTTAATTGCCGAAGTTACCTACGGTAAAGGCGAAGTTTTTTGGCAAAATGAGCGAACTTTCACTATTCATGGGGAGGGGGGCAGCTTAATTTTTGAAGGCGAAAAAGGGCAGTTAATTAATAGTGAAGGTAGCCAAGCTTTAGAAGTGGAAACCCGTCGCGGTCTTTTTGCCAAAGATACCGCCATGGTGCTAGATTATCTGTTCGATCGGGTTCCTCTTTATGTTACTCCCCAAGCCAGTCTTTATGCCCTAGAAGTAGCCTATGCTGCCTATCAATCTTCTTTGTCGGGAAAAACAGTTTTTCTCGCGGACAATTAA
- a CDS encoding PspA/IM30 family protein has translation MGLFDRMGQAIRAQVNSLIQENQDPEKLLEKAILAMEGELMQMRQALAAAVATQKRTERQRQQQEKAAQTWHERAQLALHHGNEELARQALSQWQTYQSQIAPLQTSLQQQTAIIQKLKKELLTIERKYAEMKAQKSLYVARLRSASASQKAQEIMGSLNSSQMGTIFEKLEAKVLEAESQADLIQYKDPLERQFQDLEGQKQIEAELLKLKQENLDG, from the coding sequence ATGGGTTTGTTTGATCGCATGGGCCAAGCAATTCGCGCCCAAGTCAATAGTCTGATTCAGGAAAATCAAGATCCCGAAAAACTGCTGGAAAAGGCGATCTTGGCGATGGAAGGGGAATTGATGCAAATGCGACAAGCCCTGGCGGCAGCCGTCGCTACCCAGAAACGTACCGAGCGCCAACGACAACAACAGGAAAAAGCGGCCCAAACTTGGCACGAACGCGCCCAATTAGCCCTACATCACGGTAACGAGGAACTCGCCCGCCAAGCTCTCAGCCAATGGCAAACCTATCAAAGTCAGATCGCCCCCCTACAAACCTCCCTGCAACAACAGACGGCTATTATACAAAAGTTAAAGAAAGAACTCTTGACAATTGAACGCAAATATGCTGAGATGAAAGCACAAAAAAGCCTTTATGTGGCCAGATTGCGATCGGCGAGTGCCAGTCAAAAAGCCCAAGAAATTATGGGCAGTTTGAACAGCAGTCAGATGGGAACTATTTTCGAGAAATTAGAAGCAAAAGTCTTAGAAGCCGAATCCCAAGCCGATTTAATCCAGTATAAAGACCCCTTAGAGCGACAATTCCAAGATTTGGAGGGACAAAAACAAATTGAAGCGGAATTACTCAAGTTAAAACAAGAAAACTTGGATGGGTGA
- a CDS encoding DUF721 domain-containing protein, with protein MSLHSLDKILAVITQQAGWEEYRHYDQVLQLWPKIINPRLLEQTRPFSLSCGVLSVATSSAALAQELSLQRYSLLKRLNSQLETPLSDIRFSAARWQQDSQLIPPEAIAPNSLRDHPSYVTPEKPPENPQQPDILETWSQKIRHRTRSWPICPRCQSPTPSGELERWQCCAFCFAQSGGVKDAIFL; from the coding sequence ATGTCTTTACATTCTCTTGACAAAATTTTGGCGGTTATTACTCAACAGGCGGGTTGGGAAGAATATCGCCACTATGATCAAGTGCTGCAATTGTGGCCAAAAATTATTAATCCCCGTCTGCTTGAGCAAACCCGGCCTTTTTCCCTGAGTTGCGGGGTTTTATCGGTGGCTACCAGTAGCGCCGCTTTAGCACAGGAATTGTCTTTACAACGCTATAGCTTATTAAAACGGCTTAATAGTCAGTTAGAGACTCCCTTGAGCGATATCCGCTTTTCTGCTGCCCGTTGGCAGCAGGATAGTCAGTTAATTCCCCCAGAAGCGATCGCGCCTAATTCCCTCAGAGATCATCCTAGCTATGTCACCCCAGAAAAACCGCCAGAAAATCCCCAGCAACCGGACATTTTAGAGACTTGGAGCCAGAAAATACGTCATAGAACCCGATCCTGGCCAATTTGCCCTCGTTGTCAGTCTCCCACTCCCTCCGGAGAGCTTGAGCGTTGGCAATGTTGTGCTTTTTGTTTTGCCCAGTCGGGCGGGGTAAAAGATGCAATTTTTTTATAG